The proteins below come from a single Malus sylvestris chromosome 3, drMalSylv7.2, whole genome shotgun sequence genomic window:
- the LOC126616966 gene encoding uncharacterized protein LOC126616966: MVVVDEKPLRIGGIVVVHHEALDALFREIKAKTLRFFVEMEEKGRGGVCNESSLCLLVQVKGTLKACNEISPALFRKSTSNIHGLSLANLSLSSLFCNLHPFPPFSLLQTAPPSLLSSFLPPFSLLLPCKIPETKQLSDPETKIWRKPKNFALAEMKKSVQKLGSSTEKFGDPTLMRFLIVRSMDPDKAEKMFVQWHKWRASFAPSGFVSDVEVKDQLADRKIFLQGLSKLGSSSNSG; this comes from the exons ATGGTGGTGGTTGATGAAAAACCTTTGAGAATTGGCGGAATTGTCGTCGTGCACCATGAAGCGCTCGACGCCCTTTTTCGTGAAATCAAGGCCAAAACTCTCAGATTTTTCgtggaaatggaagagaaaGGTCGGGGTGGAGTGTGCAA TGAGTCATCCTTGTGTTTATTAGTCCAAGTGAAAGGAACACTCAAAGCTTGTAACGAAATTAGCCCCGCATTGTTTAGAAAATCTACAAGCAACATCCATGGCTTATCACTGGCtaatctctccctctcttctctcttctgcaaCCTGCACCccttccctcccttctctcttctacAAACTGCACCACCCTCACTTCTCTCCTCcttcctccctcccttctcacttcttcttccttgtaAAATCCCAGAAACAAAGCAACTCTCAGACCCAGAAACCAAAATATGGAGAAAACCCAAGAATTTTGCTCTGGCTGAGATGAAGAAATCAGTGCAAAAGCTTGGATCTTCCACTGAG AAGTTTGGAGACCCAACTCTCATGAGGTTCTTGATTGTGAGATCAATGGACCCGGAcaaagcagaaaagatgtttgtTCAGTGGCACAAATGGAGGGCTTCGTTTGCTCCAAGTGGGTTCGTTTCGGATGTCGAAGTGAAGGATCAATTGGCAGATAGAAAGATCTTCTTGCAGGGTTTGTCCAAGTTGGGCTCGAGCTCTAATTCCGGCTAA